A segment of the Filifactor alocis ATCC 35896 genome:
GACTTTCGCTTCGCACGTCGCCTGCGTGGACTGTCTGCTGTTGGTTAGTTTTTTTATTTCCTCCAAAAAGTCATGACCTTTTGGTACTAAGGGAGTGTAAAATTCTGATATGACACTTGTTCCCACATCAACATAGCCACGACCTTTGATTTGTTTTAAGAAGAAATCTTTTTGTACATCACTGCCAAACATCATGCCATAGCCCATTTCAGACATTCTTCCAAGTGCCACTCTGAAATTAAACTGGTCACGGATTCCGTCGCCTAAATATTTTGCGTCTGGACGTTGACAAGCCAGTATTAAAAAGAAGCCAGCTTGACGACCTAACATGACAATCTGTTTGAGCTTGTTTAAGACTGCGGTATTTTCTTTATTTCCCAGCATTTCCATGAAAGCCACGTATTCATCAAAGATAAGAAAGTTTGCAGGAAGTCCTAAGTAGGCATAGTTCTCGCCAGTCTTATAGTTTTCCATCTCTTTCATAGCTTCACTTCGTGCCATCATTTCATCATAGAAACGGTCAATGCAGGAGAGCATATCTTCTTTTCTGTAGTAGACATTCCCCATCACAGAGCCTAAGTCGGCAAGGTCGGCGTTCTTTGGGTCAAGAATATAGAGCTTAGAATCTGTATAAAGCAAGGCTTCAATCAGTGTCAGTATAAAGTAAGTTTTACCGCCACCTGTACCACCAGCTATGAGCATGTGAGGGAGCTTGTCATATTCCCACCATACGTTTTCCATCAAGCGTAGTTTGCCATCTTTGGCTTGGACTTCATCAATAGAAATACGACTGGCGATGGTGTCATAGAGCAGGGTATATTCCACATAAGAATCTTTTAACTCTTTATCCGTCAGCTCACAGTACAATCCGCTTTCTAATTTCTTTTCCAAGTGTAGGAGCTGGTCTTGATATTTTCCTAGCGTGATTTCCACTCGCATCTGTATTAAACCATCTTTAAGGCGATAAAATATTTTGGGAAAGTAGGTTATCTTTTCCTTAGTACGACTGGACGAATCTTTGAAGAAGCCATCTGTTTTGACCTGTTCCGATTCATACCACTTGTTTTCAAGTACCATCTTAGCCAGCTTTTGACGGTGGTACAGTTGTTTTACTGTATCATATCTATATCTTTTGAATAGAAATGCCACCAGCAAGCAGACAAGAATTGCGACACTAACACTAATAACTAAATAGGGAATGTGAATCTTGTCTACTTGTGATAGGTTAAAGTCCTGCCAGTTAATCTGCTGGATTGTCTTCACATGAAACAGTCCGATAACCAGCAGGAAAATTGGCAGTAAGGACGCTACTGTAAAATGAAAGACTAAATCCTTGTCACTTGGGCGAATCCTTTTACCACGAATGCCAAACTGTTTCATGCGGGATTTCCTCCTTTCTCTCTAGTGGAAGTAGCATGACTATTTATCCGTGGCTGGCTCTTTTTTAGGTTGTGGCTGATTTTTAAAGGTACTGGAATCTTTCGTCAATACAATATCGTCTGCCTTGATATACCAGTCAACATCTGCCCCTCGGAAGGTAGCGGTAGCGACGGTATCTGCAACTGGATTGATGATTTCCACTTTTGCGTTATAGTCAAACTCTTTCAAAGGAACACTGGCAGGAATACTCACTTGAATCATACGTCCTTGCCCTTTGGATTTTAAATCATAGGTACGTTCTTTGATTTCATCTGAAACCGTACCGTCGTCATTTTGGATTCGTACTTCACGACGGAGTGCTGAAAACTTTAATTCTCCAAATGTAGCGTCTTTATCTAATACAATGCCATTAGGTAATCTCATCATTTTTCCTCTCTTTCTTTATTCTTTTATCATGTCGTCCGCATGTAAAAGGTAATTTGTGAATCCACGAGTACCAATTTTATAGCCCTCTGCGGTAATACGTGGATTGACTAACATTACACGTTCCTCAAAGCCGAAATGTTTTTCTCCAGCTTCAGCAGGAAGCACCACCACAATATCATCTGCTCTTTGAACGTCAGAATAGAGGTTGTAGCTTCGAGATAAGACAGTTAATTGTCCGTTGATTCTTCGCTGTTCTACTTTATCCTCGCCAGCAAATTCTAAATTGCCAAATGTTTTTTCCATGTTGGGAATCACAAATTTAAGTTCCATATTTTTACCTATCCTTTCTTTTTATTGTTTGATAAATCTTGTTTGTTTGATGGTCTTAAAGGGAGGGGAGCGACCTTTTGATTCTTGATTTTCTGTTTTCATAAGTTCACTT
Coding sequences within it:
- a CDS encoding FtsK/SpoIIIE domain-containing protein codes for the protein MKQFGIRGKRIRPSDKDLVFHFTVASLLPIFLLVIGLFHVKTIQQINWQDFNLSQVDKIHIPYLVISVSVAILVCLLVAFLFKRYRYDTVKQLYHRQKLAKMVLENKWYESEQVKTDGFFKDSSSRTKEKITYFPKIFYRLKDGLIQMRVEITLGKYQDQLLHLEKKLESGLYCELTDKELKDSYVEYTLLYDTIASRISIDEVQAKDGKLRLMENVWWEYDKLPHMLIAGGTGGGKTYFILTLIEALLYTDSKLYILDPKNADLADLGSVMGNVYYRKEDMLSCIDRFYDEMMARSEAMKEMENYKTGENYAYLGLPANFLIFDEYVAFMEMLGNKENTAVLNKLKQIVMLGRQAGFFLILACQRPDAKYLGDGIRDQFNFRVALGRMSEMGYGMMFGSDVQKDFFLKQIKGRGYVDVGTSVISEFYTPLVPKGHDFLEEIKKLTNSRQSTQATCEAKVAGVD
- a CDS encoding YdcP family protein, coding for MELKFVIPNMEKTFGNLEFAGEDKVEQRRINGQLTVLSRSYNLYSDVQRADDIVVVLPAEAGEKHFGFEERVMLVNPRITAEGYKIGTRGFTNYLLHADDMIKE
- a CDS encoding YdcP family protein, which produces MMRLPNGIVLDKDATFGELKFSALRREVRIQNDDGTVSDEIKERTYDLKSKGQGRMIQVSIPASVPLKEFDYNAKVEIINPVADTVATATFRGADVDWYIKADDIVLTKDSSTFKNQPQPKKEPATDK